In Caldisphaera lagunensis DSM 15908, a single genomic region encodes these proteins:
- a CDS encoding glycosyltransferase family 2 protein, translated as MICVGIPTYNRSEIFNRSLLSFYNNNYIDLILVVADADKKVEANRYKQILDQFNKKIYYQVNIGRSGSVNSRNKILILGYELGCDELIMADDDYILIDNKTPLILSLHIKNGAGMCGGKVINLARRSIDPDFFLNTIIADNLSDITGYVFLDIKHGPRYAKYVPHFFSIDGDILNKVRYDKLYDTPTAFREESDLQRQIRSLGFNIVFDPRAWIIHLDIEEGGDRNNMDENKRLYWKSFGSTSFILKWEKNIKLLSKLVMASMIIISYRPMRFISIFKGIRDSLYNFKNKNNEVLPEK; from the coding sequence ATGATTTGTGTTGGGATACCTACATATAATAGATCCGAAATATTCAATAGATCCCTTTTAAGTTTTTACAACAATAATTATATAGATTTGATATTAGTGGTTGCTGATGCCGATAAAAAAGTTGAAGCAAATAGGTATAAGCAAATTTTGGACCAATTTAATAAAAAAATTTATTATCAAGTAAATATTGGCCGAAGTGGGAGTGTGAATTCAAGGAATAAAATACTTATCTTGGGCTACGAACTTGGATGCGACGAATTAATAATGGCAGATGATGATTATATTTTAATAGATAATAAAACGCCTCTAATACTTTCATTACATATAAAAAATGGTGCAGGTATGTGTGGAGGAAAAGTTATAAATCTGGCAAGAAGATCCATTGATCCTGATTTTTTCTTAAACACTATAATTGCAGATAACTTATCAGATATTACTGGCTATGTTTTTTTAGATATAAAGCATGGTCCAAGATATGCCAAGTATGTTCCACATTTCTTTTCTATAGATGGGGATATATTAAATAAGGTCAGATACGATAAGTTATATGATACGCCAACGGCTTTTAGGGAAGAAAGTGATTTACAAAGACAAATAAGATCATTGGGCTTTAATATAGTTTTTGATCCGAGGGCTTGGATAATACATTTAGATATCGAAGAAGGTGGTGATAGGAATAATATGGATGAAAATAAAAGACTTTATTGGAAATCGTTCGGATCAACATCATTTATACTTAAATGGGAAAAAAATATTAAACTCTTATCTAAACTCGTAATGGCGTCAATGATAATAATATCCTATAGACCAATGCGATTTATAAGTATATTTAAAGGAAT